A DNA window from Streptomyces sp. CA-278952 contains the following coding sequences:
- a CDS encoding S1 family peptidase: MKHSRKKNARRYIVAASIGALLSAGVATGAYAGAPTEPSAPSAPAYQPEMVKALATTLGVSEKAAVRRLDREADQQDRFAELRKDRVHTLGAFFAKDGSLIVNAADAEAAKDVRAAGLTARVPERGESELDRIKAQLDAKALKSAPAGVSAWSVDLASDTVTVEVNGDSDAATRSFLKAAKSNGDAVRVVKGQEKLETQAVVPPGSRMTFNGYLCSVGYGAKDRSGRQVLVTAGHCIEDLPALAYNGTRFAKGTHTRFALGTRSVDMGIAAVDAGHSIGLDVTTYGRAGTVPVKGSKRAPSGAALCKSGQTTQWTCGRVGSYNVSVTYTDRNGGPDTVVTGLASSSVCTQGGDSGGAYISGDQAQGMTSGGPSNQRCNGQVNSPGSSYFQPLDDALAYYGLTLNTK; encoded by the coding sequence GTGAAGCACAGCAGGAAGAAGAACGCGCGCAGATACATCGTGGCCGCCTCGATCGGCGCCCTTCTGTCGGCCGGAGTCGCCACAGGGGCCTACGCCGGGGCGCCGACGGAGCCCTCGGCGCCCTCGGCTCCGGCGTACCAGCCGGAGATGGTGAAGGCACTCGCCACCACCCTGGGTGTCAGCGAGAAGGCCGCCGTGCGGCGGCTGGACCGCGAGGCCGACCAGCAGGACCGGTTCGCGGAGCTGCGGAAGGACCGGGTCCACACGCTCGGGGCCTTCTTCGCCAAGGACGGTTCGCTGATCGTCAACGCCGCCGACGCCGAAGCGGCGAAGGACGTCCGGGCCGCGGGGCTCACGGCCCGCGTCCCCGAGCGCGGCGAGAGCGAGCTCGACCGGATCAAGGCACAGCTCGACGCCAAGGCGCTCAAGAGCGCCCCGGCCGGAGTGTCCGCGTGGTCCGTCGACCTCGCTTCGGACACCGTGACCGTCGAGGTCAACGGCGACTCCGACGCCGCGACCCGCAGCTTCCTCAAGGCGGCGAAGAGCAACGGCGACGCCGTACGCGTCGTGAAGGGCCAGGAGAAGCTGGAGACCCAGGCCGTCGTTCCGCCCGGCAGCCGGATGACCTTCAACGGCTACCTGTGCTCCGTCGGTTACGGTGCCAAGGACCGCAGTGGCAGGCAGGTGCTCGTGACCGCCGGGCACTGCATCGAGGACCTGCCGGCCCTGGCCTACAACGGCACCCGGTTCGCCAAGGGCACCCACACCCGGTTCGCGCTGGGCACCCGCAGTGTGGACATGGGCATCGCGGCCGTCGACGCCGGCCACTCGATCGGCCTCGACGTCACCACGTACGGCCGGGCCGGCACCGTCCCGGTCAAGGGCAGCAAGCGCGCCCCGTCGGGCGCGGCGCTCTGCAAGTCCGGTCAGACCACCCAGTGGACCTGCGGCCGGGTCGGCTCGTACAACGTCAGCGTCACCTACACCGACCGGAACGGCGGTCCGGACACCGTCGTGACCGGCCTGGCGAGCTCCAGCGTCTGCACCCAGGGAGGGGACAGCGGAGGCGCGTACATCTCCGGTGACCAGGCCCAGGGCATGACGTCCGGCGGTCCCAGCAACCAGCGCTGCAACGGTCAGGTCAACTCGCCCGGCTCCTCCTACTTCCAGCCGCTCGACGACGCCCTCGCGTACTACGGGCTGACCCTCAACACCAAGTAG
- a CDS encoding helix-turn-helix domain-containing protein, with product MSSDTDTDVTLPEATGIGASDSTGPDPTAAQATEAHAAATQATEAQVIEAQAPAAQAPEAHATAARTGEAITTSALHAAATGADTFPGALREALNRRGLSLERVSERLRMRGITISQATLSSWQRGRSQPERARSLRAVEVLEEILELPAGALRSLLGPRRPRGRITPPGAEGAALQILGEDSVVEKALGARFRHFNQETSSLMVHDIVRMGESGTLSAISTTNVLRASRAGADRAIFVLSFDDEAAEPVDIRVSCGRLAEATYLKGLKSLVLEIHFGRELAKLDTTVVSYAVEVSPSETPATHYERWSRTNLHEYLQQVFFHPGALPSDCHRYVREKVGAPPRARRRIPLSESHDVHVLTSRCKPGVHGVAWDYGTGTRGTGDRPG from the coding sequence ATGTCGAGCGATACGGACACCGACGTCACGCTGCCGGAGGCCACGGGCATCGGAGCGAGCGACTCCACCGGTCCGGACCCCACCGCAGCGCAGGCCACCGAAGCACACGCCGCCGCGACACAGGCCACCGAGGCACAGGTCATCGAAGCACAGGCCCCCGCAGCGCAAGCCCCCGAGGCGCACGCCACCGCGGCGCGGACGGGCGAGGCCATCACCACCTCGGCCCTGCACGCGGCGGCGACCGGCGCCGACACCTTCCCCGGGGCGCTGCGGGAAGCTCTGAACCGCCGCGGGCTGTCCCTGGAGCGGGTGAGCGAACGGCTCAGGATGCGCGGCATCACCATCAGCCAGGCCACCCTCAGCAGCTGGCAGCGCGGCCGCAGCCAGCCCGAACGCGCCCGGTCCCTGCGCGCGGTGGAGGTGCTGGAGGAGATCCTGGAACTGCCCGCCGGAGCCCTGCGCTCGCTGCTCGGACCGCGCCGCCCGCGCGGCCGGATCACCCCGCCCGGCGCGGAGGGGGCGGCGCTCCAGATCCTCGGCGAGGACTCGGTGGTGGAGAAGGCGCTCGGCGCGCGCTTCCGCCACTTCAACCAGGAGACCAGCTCCCTGATGGTCCACGACATCGTGAGGATGGGAGAGAGCGGCACACTGAGCGCGATCTCCACCACGAACGTGCTGCGGGCCAGCCGGGCGGGGGCCGACCGGGCGATCTTCGTGCTCAGCTTCGACGACGAGGCGGCCGAGCCGGTCGACATCAGGGTCAGCTGCGGCCGCCTCGCCGAGGCCACCTATCTGAAGGGGCTCAAATCCCTGGTGCTGGAGATCCATTTCGGCCGGGAGCTGGCCAAACTGGACACCACGGTGGTGAGTTACGCGGTCGAGGTGAGCCCGTCCGAAACGCCTGCCACCCACTACGAACGCTGGTCGCGGACGAACCTCCACGAATACCTCCAGCAGGTCTTCTTCCACCCCGGCGCCCTGCCGTCGGACTGCCACCGCTACGTCCGCGAAAAGGTCGGCGCCCCGCCCCGCGCCCGGCGGCGCATCCCGCTGAGCGAATCGCACGACGTCCATGTCCTCACCTCCCGGTGCAAGCCCGGCGTCCACGGGGTGGCGTGGGACTACGGGACGGGAACAAGGGGAACGGGAGACCGCCCAGGATGA
- a CDS encoding sigma-70 family RNA polymerase sigma factor → MNGVDSTALVIAAREGDRAAGERLAAQYLPLVYNVVGRALNGHPDVDDVVQETMLRALSGLPSLRDPARFRSWLVAIAMNQVRTRWSGLGHRPAPLEATDEPADPAADFVDLTILRLELSGQRRETAEATRWLDDSERDVLSLWWLETTGDLTRSELAEALGLSPQHAAVRVQRVKNQLDIGRAVVRALASDPRCPALEDLLGDWDGTPTPLWRKRIARHVRGCASCSDGSAGLVPPEGLLSGLALVVPLYDSGQQAAVAFASSAAPAAASAPAAAYAPPASAPSASGAFSAGKAAGLIAGAAAVTALAVLIWPSAPAPPASRGGGVTYSPSPPPPAAAPAEPLPAPSTASTSPSPTPSRTAASRPPTVAPSPSAPPEPAEPRPRPEAGVVTRVNTLRAANGCPELETDPRLTGVAQRHSEDMAAHNYFDHTDSSGRGAGDRVDATGYDWSAVGETIATGMSDPAAVVEEWRNSPGRNGDIFNCDFVHVGVGIADSPRGPYWTQVLATPR, encoded by the coding sequence GTGAACGGCGTGGACAGCACCGCTCTGGTCATCGCGGCGAGGGAGGGCGACCGGGCCGCCGGGGAACGGCTGGCAGCCCAGTACCTCCCGCTGGTCTACAACGTCGTCGGGCGCGCCCTCAACGGCCATCCGGACGTGGACGACGTGGTGCAGGAGACCATGCTCCGGGCGCTGTCCGGACTGCCCTCGCTGCGTGATCCGGCCCGCTTCCGCTCCTGGCTCGTCGCCATCGCCATGAACCAGGTCCGCACCCGCTGGTCCGGCCTCGGCCACCGCCCGGCCCCGCTGGAGGCGACCGATGAGCCCGCCGACCCCGCCGCCGACTTCGTCGACCTGACGATCCTGCGCCTGGAACTCTCCGGCCAGCGGCGCGAGACGGCCGAGGCCACCCGTTGGCTGGACGACTCCGAGCGCGACGTGCTGTCCCTGTGGTGGCTGGAGACGACCGGCGACCTCACCCGGTCCGAACTCGCCGAGGCGCTCGGACTTTCCCCGCAGCACGCCGCCGTACGCGTCCAGCGGGTGAAGAACCAGCTCGACATCGGCCGCGCGGTCGTCCGGGCCCTGGCGTCCGACCCCCGCTGCCCGGCCCTGGAGGACCTGCTGGGCGACTGGGACGGTACGCCGACGCCGCTGTGGCGCAAGCGGATCGCCCGCCATGTACGCGGCTGCGCCTCCTGCTCCGACGGCAGTGCGGGGCTGGTTCCGCCGGAGGGTCTGCTCTCCGGGCTCGCCCTGGTGGTGCCGCTCTACGACAGCGGGCAGCAGGCGGCGGTGGCCTTCGCCTCATCGGCGGCCCCGGCCGCCGCGTCCGCCCCCGCAGCCGCGTACGCACCGCCAGCCTCCGCACCTTCCGCCTCCGGCGCGTTCTCGGCGGGGAAGGCGGCGGGGCTCATAGCCGGCGCGGCCGCCGTGACCGCCCTCGCCGTCCTGATCTGGCCCTCCGCCCCCGCCCCGCCCGCGTCACGGGGCGGGGGCGTCACGTACAGCCCCTCGCCCCCGCCGCCCGCGGCCGCCCCCGCCGAGCCGCTTCCGGCTCCCTCCACGGCCTCGACCTCGCCCTCGCCGACGCCGAGCCGTACGGCCGCCTCCCGGCCGCCCACCGTCGCCCCGTCGCCCTCCGCCCCACCCGAGCCCGCCGAGCCGCGCCCGCGCCCGGAAGCGGGCGTGGTCACCCGGGTCAACACCCTGCGCGCCGCGAACGGCTGCCCGGAGCTGGAGACCGACCCCCGGCTGACCGGGGTGGCGCAGCGGCACTCCGAGGACATGGCCGCGCACAACTACTTCGACCACACGGATTCCTCGGGCCGGGGCGCGGGCGACCGGGTCGATGCCACGGGCTACGACTGGTCGGCTGTCGGGGAGACCATCGCGACCGGCATGAGCGATCCGGCGGCGGTCGTCGAGGAGTGGCGCAACAGCCCGGGCCGCAACGGCGACATCTTCAACTGCGATTTCGTCCACGTGGGCGTGGGCATCGCCGACTCCCCGCGCGGCCCCTACTGGACCCAGGTGCTGGCCACCCCGCGCTGA
- a CDS encoding GNAT family N-acetyltransferase, producing the protein MENNVLLRDVEPADLEFFLAYEHDPEAVRRSRFPPREREAFMAHWTSKVLGDPANLVQTVDVDGETAGNIVAWWDGERRYVGYWFGRAYWGRGIGTRALDAFLERETARPLYADPAAGNTGSIRLLEKCGFTATGTVRHGEDEHVVLVLGGGG; encoded by the coding sequence ATGGAGAACAACGTGCTTCTCAGGGATGTCGAACCAGCGGACCTGGAGTTTTTCCTCGCGTACGAGCACGACCCGGAGGCGGTCCGGAGATCGCGCTTCCCGCCGCGCGAGCGGGAGGCGTTCATGGCGCACTGGACGTCGAAGGTGCTGGGGGACCCCGCCAACCTCGTGCAGACGGTCGACGTGGACGGCGAGACGGCCGGGAACATCGTGGCCTGGTGGGACGGCGAGCGGCGCTACGTCGGTTATTGGTTCGGCCGCGCGTACTGGGGCCGGGGCATCGGCACCCGGGCGTTGGACGCGTTCCTGGAGCGGGAGACGGCCCGCCCGTTGTACGCGGACCCCGCCGCCGGGAACACCGGCTCGATACGCCTGCTGGAGAAGTGCGGGTTCACCGCGACCGGCACAGTGCGGCACGGGGAGGACGAGCATGTGGTCCTGGTGCTCGGCGGGGGCGGCTGA
- a CDS encoding GNAT family N-acetyltransferase: MIIQTRPFDHPDAVKLNDQVQLEYDERYGDGGDLTPLDPSMFLPPRGLYLLAYDELDRPVATGGWRTQDRNDEGYWDGDAEIKRMFVIPEGRGRGLARRMLAALEEDARAAGRVRMVLETGDQQPEAIALYASSGYTVCEKFGHYRGYESSICMAKPLQRPGA; this comes from the coding sequence ATGATTATTCAGACTCGCCCTTTCGACCACCCCGATGCCGTCAAACTCAACGACCAGGTGCAGCTCGAATACGACGAGCGCTACGGCGATGGGGGCGATCTCACACCGCTCGACCCCTCGATGTTCCTTCCACCACGCGGCCTGTACCTGCTCGCCTACGACGAGCTGGACCGCCCGGTGGCGACCGGCGGCTGGCGGACCCAGGACCGCAACGACGAGGGCTACTGGGACGGCGACGCCGAGATCAAGCGGATGTTCGTGATACCCGAGGGGCGCGGCAGGGGCCTGGCCCGGCGGATGCTGGCCGCCCTGGAGGAGGACGCGCGCGCCGCCGGCCGGGTCCGGATGGTCCTGGAGACCGGCGACCAGCAGCCCGAGGCCATCGCGCTGTACGCGTCGAGCGGCTACACGGTCTGCGAGAAGTTCGGCCACTACCGGGGGTACGAGAGCAGCATCTGCATGGCCAAGCCGCTCCAGCGGCCCGGAGCCTGA
- a CDS encoding exodeoxyribonuclease III, with the protein MLTVTSVNVNGLRAAAKKGFVEWLAGTDADVLCLQEVRAELAQLPEGVGTPEGWHAVHAPAAAKGRAGVSLYSRQAPERVQIGFGGFGVPGAEEFDASGRYVEIDLPGVTVASLYLPSGEVGTERQDEKERFMAAFLPYLQGLKTRAAAAGREVVVCGDWNIAHQEADLKNWKANRKSSGFLPEERAWLTRVLEEAAYVDVVRALHPEVEGPYSWWSYRGRAFDNDSGWRIDYQMATPGLAGRAVKAWVERAATHGERWSDHAPVTVVYER; encoded by the coding sequence TTGCTCACAGTGACCTCCGTGAATGTTAATGGGCTCCGCGCCGCCGCCAAGAAGGGCTTCGTCGAGTGGCTGGCGGGGACCGACGCCGATGTGCTCTGCCTCCAGGAAGTGCGGGCCGAGCTCGCCCAGCTGCCCGAAGGGGTGGGCACCCCCGAAGGGTGGCACGCCGTCCACGCGCCCGCCGCCGCCAAGGGCCGCGCCGGCGTCTCGCTCTACTCGCGGCAGGCCCCCGAGCGGGTCCAGATCGGCTTCGGCGGCTTCGGGGTCCCCGGGGCGGAGGAGTTCGACGCGAGCGGCCGGTACGTGGAGATCGACCTCCCGGGTGTCACCGTCGCGAGCCTGTACCTGCCCTCCGGCGAGGTCGGCACCGAGCGTCAGGACGAGAAGGAGCGCTTCATGGCCGCCTTCCTGCCCTACCTCCAAGGGCTGAAGACGCGGGCCGCAGCGGCCGGCCGCGAGGTCGTGGTCTGCGGCGACTGGAACATCGCCCACCAGGAGGCGGACCTCAAGAACTGGAAGGCCAACCGCAAGAGCTCCGGCTTCCTCCCCGAGGAGCGCGCCTGGCTGACCCGGGTCCTGGAGGAGGCCGCGTACGTGGACGTCGTGCGGGCGCTGCACCCGGAGGTCGAGGGGCCGTACAGCTGGTGGTCGTACCGGGGGCGGGCCTTCGACAACGACAGCGGCTGGCGCATCGACTACCAGATGGCGACCCCGGGGCTGGCCGGGCGTGCGGTGAAGGCCTGGGTGGAGCGGGCGGCCACGCACGGCGAGCGCTGGAGCGACCACGCGCCGGTGACGGTCGTCTACGAGCGGTAG
- a CDS encoding MerR family transcriptional regulator, which produces MEELAREAGITVRTLRFYRERGLIPPPRREGRIAWYDDHHLARLRTITGLLERGHTLNGIADLAATFESGRDVAEVLGLGEPTEETPVRLTPEQLADYFEGEVTPENLATALDLGYLATDGDEIVHISRRLLEVSAELVREGVPLSTVLSSGRRVREHADALAEIFVRVLHAHTKETEPAQLRPLARAVVDAELSMALDRRLRREDGTQPPKSD; this is translated from the coding sequence ATGGAGGAGTTGGCCCGGGAGGCCGGCATCACCGTGCGGACCCTGCGCTTCTACCGGGAGCGCGGGCTGATTCCACCGCCTCGCCGCGAGGGCCGCATCGCCTGGTACGACGACCACCACCTGGCCCGGCTGCGGACCATCACGGGCCTGCTGGAGCGCGGCCACACCCTCAACGGCATCGCCGACCTGGCGGCCACCTTCGAGAGCGGCCGCGATGTCGCCGAGGTGCTGGGCCTGGGCGAACCGACCGAGGAGACCCCGGTCCGCCTCACCCCGGAGCAGCTCGCGGACTACTTCGAGGGCGAGGTCACGCCCGAGAACCTCGCCACCGCACTGGATTTGGGCTATCTCGCCACGGACGGGGACGAGATCGTACACATCAGCCGCCGCCTGCTGGAGGTGTCGGCCGAGCTCGTACGGGAAGGGGTGCCGCTGTCCACGGTGCTCTCCTCGGGCCGCCGCGTCCGCGAGCACGCGGACGCGCTCGCCGAGATCTTCGTACGGGTACTGCATGCCCACACCAAGGAGACCGAACCGGCCCAACTCCGGCCACTGGCCCGCGCGGTGGTGGACGCCGAGCTGTCCATGGCCCTCGACCGGAGGCTGCGCCGCGAGGACGGGACACAGCCCCCGAAGTCCGACTGA
- a CDS encoding flavin-containing monooxygenase produces the protein MAQQEHVRVAVIGTGFGGLGAAVRLRREGITDFVVLERADSVGGTWRDNSYPGCACDVPSHLYSFSFAPNPDWPRTFSGQKHIRAYLERVADTFGLRPHIRLNHEVKLMTWDKANLYWVIESAGGAVLHADVVVSATGPLSDPKTPDITGLDSFPGKVFHSARWDHDYDLAGKRVAMVGTGASAIQIVPAIQPRTAKLTLFQRTPPWVMPRVDRTISKAERALHRAVPATGTARRGLLWGIRELQVSAFTKHPDQLGLVEKIAKSNMARAIKDPALRAKLTPDYRIGCKRILLSSTYYPALAQPNVDVVASGLSEIRGSTVVAADGSEAEVDAIIFGTGFHVTDMPIAERVVGEEGITLAESWKDGMNSLRGATAAGFPNWMTIIGPNTGLGNSSMILMIESQLNYMADYLRQLNVLGGRAALDARSAAVTAWNDRVQQRMKRTVWNTGGCTSWYLDEAGRNTTVWPGTTGEFRRQTRSVDLAEYDVVRAGAVGGTGRAAGSGRVPEQPGRTDRETVTVGSGTASGAGSDTASGAGSDTASGAGSGAGAVAEEAAR, from the coding sequence ATGGCCCAGCAGGAGCACGTACGTGTGGCGGTGATCGGAACCGGATTCGGGGGCCTGGGGGCCGCCGTACGGCTGCGCCGCGAAGGCATCACCGATTTCGTCGTCCTGGAGCGGGCCGACTCGGTGGGCGGCACCTGGCGCGACAACAGCTATCCCGGCTGCGCCTGCGACGTACCGTCCCACCTCTATTCGTTCTCGTTCGCCCCCAACCCCGACTGGCCGCGCACCTTCTCCGGGCAGAAGCACATCCGGGCCTACCTGGAGCGCGTCGCGGACACCTTCGGGCTCCGCCCGCACATCAGGCTGAACCACGAGGTGAAGCTGATGACCTGGGACAAGGCGAATCTCTACTGGGTGATCGAGTCAGCCGGCGGGGCCGTGCTCCACGCGGATGTCGTCGTCTCCGCCACCGGGCCGCTCTCCGACCCCAAGACGCCGGACATAACCGGGCTCGACTCCTTCCCCGGCAAGGTCTTCCACTCCGCGCGCTGGGACCACGACTACGACCTGGCCGGCAAGCGCGTCGCGATGGTCGGAACGGGCGCGTCCGCGATCCAGATCGTCCCGGCGATACAGCCGAGGACCGCGAAGCTCACGCTCTTCCAGCGGACCCCGCCCTGGGTCATGCCGCGCGTGGACCGCACGATCAGCAAGGCCGAGCGGGCGCTGCACCGGGCCGTCCCCGCCACCGGCACGGCGCGCCGCGGACTGCTCTGGGGCATCAGGGAGTTGCAGGTCAGTGCCTTCACCAAGCACCCGGATCAGCTCGGGCTGGTGGAGAAGATAGCCAAGTCCAACATGGCGCGGGCGATCAAGGACCCGGCGCTGCGCGCCAAGCTGACCCCCGACTACCGCATCGGCTGCAAGCGGATCCTGCTCTCCAGCACCTACTATCCGGCCCTCGCCCAGCCCAATGTGGACGTCGTCGCCTCCGGGCTCAGCGAGATACGCGGCTCCACGGTGGTCGCCGCCGACGGGAGCGAGGCGGAGGTCGACGCGATCATCTTCGGCACCGGCTTCCATGTGACGGACATGCCGATCGCGGAGCGGGTCGTCGGCGAGGAGGGCATCACGCTCGCCGAGTCCTGGAAGGACGGCATGAACTCGCTGCGCGGCGCGACCGCCGCCGGGTTCCCCAACTGGATGACGATCATCGGCCCCAACACCGGGCTCGGAAACTCCTCCATGATCCTGATGATCGAGTCCCAGCTGAACTACATGGCCGATTACCTGCGGCAGTTGAACGTGCTGGGCGGACGAGCCGCGCTCGATGCCCGCTCCGCCGCCGTCACCGCGTGGAACGACCGGGTCCAGCAGCGGATGAAGCGCACGGTGTGGAACACCGGTGGCTGCACCAGCTGGTACCTGGACGAGGCGGGCCGCAACACCACCGTCTGGCCCGGCACCACGGGTGAGTTCCGGCGGCAGACGCGTTCGGTGGACCTCGCGGAGTACGACGTCGTCCGGGCCGGTGCGGTGGGCGGGACGGGGCGGGCGGCCGGGAGCGGACGCGTACCGGAGCAGCCGGGCCGCACCGATCGCGAGACCGTGACCGTCGGTTCCGGCACGGCTTCCGGCGCCGGCTCCGACACGGCTTCCGGCGCCGGCTCCGACACGGCTTCCGGCGCCGGCTCCGGCGCTGGTGCCGTCGCCGAGGAGGCCGCGCGATGA
- a CDS encoding alpha/beta fold hydrolase, with protein sequence MSRLLHRDTVPPVPAADVTARSADGSRIHVELHGPEDAPAVVLAHGWTCNTRFWDAQIRDLAADHRVIAYDQRGHGLTPAPGPGGYSTNALADDLEAVLAATLAPGRRAVLAGHSMGGMTVMAAAARPGLREHAAAVLLCSTGSTRLAAEARVLPLRAGALRTRLTTAVLGAKAPLGPVNPVSRKVLKYATMGPGSAPDRVDACARIVHACPRRTRVQWGHVLAELDLAAGVRELRVPTAVIAGTDDRLTPPALARAIAAALPVGLGLTELAGMGHMTPMEAPEAVTAKIRELVTRYVATGAAAERRAATAEKEDVA encoded by the coding sequence ATGAGCCGCCTCCTGCACCGCGACACCGTACCGCCGGTGCCGGCGGCCGACGTGACCGCACGCTCCGCCGACGGCTCCCGGATCCACGTCGAACTGCACGGCCCCGAGGACGCCCCGGCGGTCGTCCTGGCTCACGGCTGGACCTGCAACACCCGCTTCTGGGACGCCCAGATACGCGACCTGGCCGCCGACCACCGGGTCATCGCCTACGACCAGCGCGGCCACGGGCTCACCCCCGCCCCGGGGCCCGGCGGCTACAGCACGAACGCGCTGGCCGACGACCTCGAAGCGGTCCTCGCCGCGACGCTCGCCCCGGGCCGCAGGGCGGTGCTCGCCGGGCACTCCATGGGCGGGATGACGGTGATGGCCGCCGCCGCGCGCCCCGGACTGCGCGAGCACGCCGCCGCCGTGCTGCTCTGTTCCACCGGCAGTACGCGGCTGGCCGCCGAGGCCCGCGTCCTGCCGCTGCGCGCGGGTGCGCTGCGGACCCGGCTCACCACCGCCGTACTGGGCGCGAAAGCACCGCTCGGGCCGGTCAACCCGGTCTCCAGGAAGGTCCTCAAGTACGCGACGATGGGCCCCGGTTCGGCTCCGGACCGGGTCGACGCCTGCGCCCGCATCGTGCACGCCTGCCCACGCCGCACGAGAGTGCAGTGGGGCCATGTGCTCGCCGAGCTGGACCTCGCGGCGGGCGTGCGCGAGCTGCGAGTGCCGACCGCGGTGATCGCCGGAACGGACGACCGGCTGACGCCGCCGGCCCTCGCGCGGGCCATCGCGGCCGCGCTGCCGGTCGGGCTCGGGCTGACCGAGCTGGCAGGGATGGGGCACATGACGCCGATGGAGGCCCCGGAGGCCGTCACGGCGAAGATCAGGGAGCTGGTCACCCGGTACGTCGCCACGGGGGCGGCCGCCGAGCGGAGAGCCGCCACGGCGGAGAAGGAGGATGTCGCATGA
- a CDS encoding SDR family oxidoreductase, with the protein MSGKRGLEGQVVVVTGAARGVGELLARKLSARGATLALVGLERDELKKVSERLHGESDHWFADVTDHEAMAQVAREVKERFGKVDVVVANAGVASGGPFADSDPDAWRRVIEVNLIGGAVTGRAFLPVLMESRGYFLQIASLAAITPAPMMTAYCASKSGVEAFAHSLRAEVGYKGVKVGVGYLSWTDTDMVRGADQDDVMRELRQRLPWPMNRTYPLGPAVDRIVDGIARRSPHVYAQWWLRGMQSVRGYLPSVIAIGGQREMRRFEPRLHTVSKGLVGAGGAADQDARAERADRT; encoded by the coding sequence ATGAGCGGCAAGCGCGGTCTCGAGGGCCAGGTCGTCGTCGTCACCGGCGCGGCCCGGGGGGTGGGTGAACTGCTGGCCCGCAAGCTGTCGGCACGCGGGGCGACGCTGGCGCTCGTCGGCCTGGAGCGGGACGAGCTGAAGAAGGTCTCCGAGCGGCTGCACGGCGAGAGCGACCACTGGTTCGCCGATGTCACCGACCACGAGGCGATGGCCCAGGTGGCGCGCGAGGTGAAGGAGCGCTTCGGCAAGGTCGACGTCGTCGTCGCCAACGCGGGCGTGGCCTCGGGCGGCCCGTTCGCCGACTCGGACCCGGACGCCTGGCGGCGGGTCATCGAGGTGAACCTCATCGGCGGCGCGGTCACCGGGCGGGCCTTCCTCCCGGTACTGATGGAGAGCCGCGGCTACTTCCTCCAGATAGCGTCGCTGGCCGCGATCACCCCGGCCCCGATGATGACCGCGTACTGCGCATCCAAGTCGGGCGTCGAGGCCTTCGCGCACAGCCTGCGCGCCGAGGTCGGCTACAAGGGCGTCAAGGTCGGCGTCGGCTACCTCTCCTGGACCGACACCGACATGGTGCGCGGGGCGGACCAGGACGACGTGATGCGCGAGCTGCGCCAGCGGCTGCCGTGGCCGATGAACCGGACGTACCCGCTCGGCCCGGCCGTCGACCGGATCGTGGACGGGATCGCGCGGCGCTCTCCGCATGTCTACGCCCAGTGGTGGCTGCGTGGAATGCAGTCGGTCCGCGGTTACCTTCCGTCCGTCATCGCGATCGGCGGGCAGCGCGAGATGCGGCGGTTCGAGCCGCGGCTCCACACCGTGTCGAAAGGGCTGGTGGGGGCCGGGGGGGCGGCGGACCAGGACGCGCGGGCGGAGCGTGCTGACCGTACGTAG